In Lactuca sativa cultivar Salinas chromosome 5, Lsat_Salinas_v11, whole genome shotgun sequence, the DNA window ATGTAAACAAAACCATAATCATGTTTATATTATACCCTTTTTCATCctaaatatatatatactaaagcAAGTAAAACATATAATAACTCGATCCATACAGATGGAAACTTTTCTCATTTCCTGCAATAGTGGTCTCTCTTTTCATCTGAGCCACATCTACATCTTGTTGGGAGTAGACTGAAAAAAACTCACCTATCACCATCCTGCATGCACCTGCAACTAAGCCTGTAGAAGTAATCATGGCTCTAACATCTTGTTTAACAGCTCCAACACCCATCATTAAAGATGCAACAGAGACTTTGCCATGTTCTTGTTCAGATTTGTCATTAGAAACTGGAATGCATAGATCATTTTGCACAGCCATGGTGGTGAAGGAAGGAAAGAGAATATGCAATACTATATTATGACTAATGGTAACTACTCAAACACGAATCAAGATGAATTACTTGTGGATATAGAGCCCTTCATATAGGACATATTTATAGTGTGTTTTTGTGTTTTCCACCTTATATTATATATTAGAAGCCATGGTGACAAGCTTACCAATGCGAGCACATCTTTTTTCTTGAAAATAATCCACTGCaattaaaatatatatgtttGTGTACGAAATATCATAGTTTGATGTTTATGTTCGGttttcaaaaaaagaaaaaagtgtGCAGTGTGCACCCCAGAACGAAAGTTGAAGTAATCATCTCATGAAAAATACATTAAAGCTTGTGGAATATACACACTAAATATAAAAATGAAACAGTATCTCAAAAAAATTAAACTGAAATGGAGTGTGCAGTCCATAACTGGTAGAAAGATGAATTTAAAAAATGGAAGGAGTGTGGAATCCACGCCACCCACAACATAAAGATGATTTGGAAATATCTGTCTGATGATTACTCATATAATTATGCAATGTAAACAATAATAATCTACACATATTGACTTGTACCCTCTAGTCTAACCCAATTACAAGAGTATCTATAGAATCAGATCTCtaaaatatttatgttatgtatttCGTAACTAGGTAAAGCCTCAATATATATACAAACCACATCCCATAATAGAAAAATTAAGATAAAATAACCTAAAACTTAACTTGATCCTAGTTCAAAATCTTCCATGGATTTCATTAATATTGTCACTAGCTATGGATAAAGAGTGCTTACTTTTTAGTACATCATATAGtatgcatgattatgtgtatTAGTTATGATCAATGTGTAGGGGTTGAACAAAGTTAAAATAGTAACACCGgtaattatttttaaataaaccATTCCAAGGATTTGATTGAATAGTATCAGCAGATATGGTCTCAACTCACACAAGCTTAACTATGAAGTCTAATTAAAATATGTTTGTGTACAAAGATCATAGTTTTAAGTATATGGTACTCGGATTAGAATACAGTTTGACTTTTGTACAAAATATTGTTGTAGTAACTTAACCATGCTATTGTGGTACACAATGTGAAGAATTATTATCAAATCCACGTTCATCTTCGATGTTTTATGTTCTTTTTAAATTTGTTCCACTTCTTCATGGTAGTGTGCTTCAAGGAATTTAGGGATCTTATGTTGGTTTTTCAGGCTCTTCACGAGGCTCCTGCAAATAGAAGTGACAGAGAAAAACTTTTTTACAGAGAAAGGGAACAATAGgcaaagtttttttttgtgtattaTTCAAGTGAAAAGGAGTGATTTCA includes these proteins:
- the LOC128126288 gene encoding vacuolar iron transporter homolog 1-like yields the protein MAVQNDLCIPVSNDKSEQEHGKVSVASLMMGVGAVKQDVRAMITSTGLVAGACRMVIGEFFSVYSQQDVDVAQMKRETTIAGNEKSFHLYGSSYYMFYLL